One genomic region from Daphnia magna isolate NIES linkage group LG10, ASM2063170v1.1, whole genome shotgun sequence encodes:
- the LOC116932825 gene encoding lissencephaly-1 homolog: protein MRMVLSQRQKEELNRAIADYLLSSGHVDSLEAFKREADINGDVDKKYTGLLEKKWTSVVRLQKRVMELEAKLAEAEKEFIAGAPTREKRSPTEWIPRAPEKYILSGHRAPVTKVVFHPVFSVFVSASEDATIKLWDFETGDFERTLKGHTDSVQDVTFDSNGKMLASCSADMSVKLWDFNTFECTKTLQGHDHNVSSVTFLPTGDFLVSSSRDKTIKIWEVATGYCVKTLSGHREWVRQIRVSPDGLLLASCSNDQTVRIWLLSSKECKMEMREHEHVVECVAWAPESATAAIQEATALAASSSNSAPTENHKKSNLTGPFLASGSRDKTIKIWDVSTGLCVLTLTGHDNWVRGLVFHTGGKYLLSAADDKTLRVWDLRHRRCLKTLEAHQHFCTSLDLHRTAPYVVTGSVDQTVKVWECR, encoded by the exons ATGAGAATGGTGTTGTCACAGCgccaaaaagaagaatt gAATAGAGCAATTGCTGATTACTTACTTTCCAGTGGCCATGTAGACTCACTTGAAGCATTTAAGAGAGAAGCAGACATCAATGGAGATGTTGACAAAAAATACACTGGGTTGCTGGAAAAGAAGTGGACTTCAGTGGTCAGGCTGCAAAAACGG GTGATGGAGCTGGAAGCCAAATTGGCTGAAGCTGAAAAAGAATTTATCGCAGGGGCACCCACAAGGGAAAAACGCAGCCCCACGGAATGGATTCCCAGAGCCCcagaaaaatacattttgtCTGGTCATCGAGCACCAGTTACCAAG GTGGTGTTCCATCCTGTATTTAGTGTTTTCGTTTCAGCTAGTGAAGATGCCACTATCAAATTATGGGATTTTGAAACGGGTGACTTTGAACGTACGCTCAAGGGCCACACCGACTCGGTACAAGATGTAACCTTTGACTCCAATGGGAAAATGCTTG cttCTTGCAGTGCCGACATGTCGGTTAAGTTGTGGGATTTCAACACGTTCGAATGCACGAAAACGTTGCAGGGTCATGACCATAATGTTAGCAGCGTCACCTTCCTACCTACAGGCGACTTTCTCGTCTCGTCCAGTCGTGATAAAACCATAAAAATCTGGGAAGTGGCAACCGG GTATTGCGTCAAGACTCTTTCGGGACACCGGGAGTGGGTGCGGCAGATCAGAGTATCTCCTGATGGTCTTTTACTCGCCTCTTGTTCCAACGACCAAACCGTCCGCATTTGGCTTCTCTCATCCAAAGAATGCAAG ATGGAGATGCGAGAGCACGAGCACGTAGTCGAATGTGTAGCCTGGGCGCCAGAATCTGCGACAGCAGCTATTCAAGAGGCCACAGCTTTAGCTGCCTCTTCCTCCAACTCGGCACCCACTGAGAATCATAAAAAATCCAATCTCACGGGCCCGTTCTTGGCATCCGGCTCTCGAGATAAAACCATCAAGATCTGGGATGTATCCACTGGCTTGTGTGTTTTGACGTTGACTGGGCACGACAATTGGGTACGCGGCCTGGTATTCCACACGGGTGGCAAGTATTTGCTAAGTGCCGCTGATGACAAGACGCTCCGTGTTTGGGACTTACGTCACAGGCGGTGCCTCAAAACACTCGAAGCTCACCAGCACTTTTGCACGTCTTTGG ATCTCCACCGTACGGCGCCCTACGTAGTGACGGGCAGCGTCGATCAGACGGTCAAAGTCTGGGAATGTCGCTGA
- the LOC116932814 gene encoding uncharacterized protein CG3556, protein MDLARRNSSWKPAGGIISFVTYFVTISSLLCHLTSFPAPVMGAPQNKNNAGSILTMAADDLIQPSASWLLDRSKQSGSWGVDTPRALLALLRVSADRSAATTTVNWDANSVQGLILRQEFDIQLLLFLLRNQGSTPQQEQANTLEPSRSLFALTLTAMCRNPRDFYGHDILAPIMALEEDHDGALLQPFTFAFNAMAVCAGGGHLKRRHVVKLLESINQSPVQTHSIDLLAMVVLATSCLYESSPKYRHLQDFLEQPLKMIAAQQQPDGSFDHNVATTALAIQALKIPGQLLNEQQQTSSKPISLPAWRPDLTVDWLRSQQKSDGSFGDLFTTSEVLLALATQPGYGFLYSQCSNLNQTAQLNTTTTESPPTVPSTIPSAGSLGGDPSQKIHFTYVIWIGQNRSEIHAIQLTIPVNSSFYEAMKIAAEADPHFEFSASIWPNGHYIHTIGGRRDQYIGFHFWLLFRMPFMPDPANPPSVIAPHYVAPAGVDDLYPQNGEYFLFWYKDV, encoded by the exons ATGGATCTTGCACGGAGAAATTCCAGCTGGAAACCGGCTGGAGGAATAATTAGTTTCGTCACTTACTTCGTGACTATTTCCTCCTTACTGTGTCATCTGACATCCTTTCCGGCCCCCGTAATGG GTGCcccgcaaaacaaaaataatgcTGGATCGATTCTAACCATGGCGGCGGATGACTTGATCCAGCCGTCTGCCAGTTGGCTTCTTGACCGATCCAAACAATCCGGCAGCTGGGGGGTAGATACGCCGCGAGCGCTCCTTGCCCTGTTGCGGGTCAGCGCTGATCGTTCCGCCGCTACGACGACTGTCAACTGGGATGCCAACAGTGTGCAAGGATTGATCCTGCGACAAGAATTTGACAttcaacttcttctttttctactcAG GAATCAAGGATCGACTCCGCAGCAGGAACAAGCAAACACCCTGGAGCCAAGTCGCAGTCTTTTTGCTCTAACTTTAACAGCCATGTGCCGGAACCCGAGGGATTTCTACGGACACGATATTCTCG CGCCCATTATGGCCCTCGAGGAAGACCACGATGGAGCGCTTTTGCAACCTTTCACGTTCGCCTTCAATGCGATGGCCGTTTGCGCTGGAGGCGGACACCTTAAACGACGTCACGTAGTCAAACTGCTCGAGTCCATCAATCAGTCTCCTGTCCAGACACATAGCATTG aTTTGTTAGCCATGGTAGTTTTGGCTACGTCTTGCCTGTACGAGAGCAGCCCAAAGTATCGCCATCTACAAGATTTTCTGGAACAGCCACTGAAAATGATCGCAGCCCAACAGCAACCCGATGGTTCTTTCGATCATAATGTTGCAACAACAGCGTTGGCTATCCAAGCTTTGAAAATCCCTGGCCAACTACTAAACGAGCAACAGCAAACGTCATCCAAACCAATAAGTTTACCCGCATGGAGGCCAGACTTGACTGTCGACTGGCTCAGGAGCCAACAAAAGTCAGATGGCTCTTTTGGCGATTTATTTACGACTAGCGAAGTTTTGCTGGCATTGGCAACCCAACCTGGTTATGGTTTCCTTTACAGCCAGTGCTCTAACCTTAATCAAACCGCTCAGCTGAACACGACGACTACTGAGAGCCCTCCAACTGTTCCTTCAACGATTCCATCCGCAGGGTCATTAGGCGGCGATCCTTCTCAAAAGATTCATTTCACTTACGTC ATATGGATCGGTCAAAATCGATCAGAGATTCATGCCATCCAACTGACGATTCCAGTCAACAGTTCCTTCTACGAAGCCATGAAAATCGCAGCCGAGGCCGATCCTCATTTTGAATTCTCTGCTTCTATCTGGCCAAATGGACATTATATACACACTATTGGAGGTCGTAGGGATCAGTATATCGGTTTTCATTTCTGGCTCCTCTTTCGTATGCCCTTCATGCCGGATCCTGCCAATCCGCCTTCGGTTATTGCGCCACATTACGTCGCCCCAgcag GTGTCGACGATTTATACCCACAAAACGGGgagtattttcttttctggtaCAAGGACGTCTAA
- the LOC116932824 gene encoding uncharacterized protein LOC116932824, whose protein sequence is MKFFFVLCCAILAAATNYPAPPPKSSQQTPCSQRQDLNWVRQNAENLLYLEHMRRQASRDDEWQSQMESNEYQTRLNELRSINVGCGMPPMEETPGCGESIPCGYNGCNSNCEIYGQKIAAFQAELNRQRLMIQRLYAQILSYSQNSNSCGSCVERSPCGSPCETAPCESPCNNPRPNCGSCDPPAMPGPPGIGYPGPRGPPGPPGPPGPPAYSNPGTMGPRGPPGLSGKDGIPGRNGRDGEPGTCSCNDGEPGTPGKPGENGRPGPPGPPGTPGTPGNPGMSSTCATPSCQPVVPVPQVPVSCCGGSLNCNNPCPYPCQSPPCYYPPSAPCVAASGCNPYPVNSNYMIELRKGKRVRGEGADHVFFGIFQKPFGKPYAPCRLVSINRKPSKTACFSEEDFSQCERITVAMKCFLILCLVALASATYYPPPPPKSSQQTTCNQRQDLDWVRQNAENLLYLEYMRKQASSDDEWQSQMESSDYQIRLNEMRSMNEGCVTPPIEMPICGESMSCGTTSCNSNCEFYGQQIATFQIELKRQKLMIQRLYSQVLIMSQSGSSCNPTYESCNPAPCQTPCSYPGPSCSTCPSPPGPPGYGNPGPPGPPGPPGPISCDTPAGPGPMGPPGPPGRDGNPGKPGNDGDPGTCSCSDGEPGNPGRPGRPGNDGPRGSRGEPGNPGVPGVPGTPASPCENPVQIPCKPTPPQIPPPLIPPPQIPPPQIPPPPIPVSCCGGATNCNQPCPYPCQSPPCFYPPIQTPPSCCGGAVGSSCSAICPPQVTCSQQNGPCYYGTPLIPPSAPSPCNAATGCNTGYSMKSQFMYG, encoded by the exons ATGaagttttttttcgttttgtgcTGCGCAATTTTAGCAGCAGCTACCAACTACCCTGCTCCACCACCCAAATCATCGCAACAAACTCCCTGCAGCCAGAGACAGGATCTTAATTGGGTGCGACAGAATGCCGAGAACCTGCTCTACCTGGAACACATGCGACGACAGGCATCCAGAGATGACGAATGGCAGTCGCAAATGGAATCCAACGAGTACCAGACACGTCTAAACGAACTGCGTTCCATAAACGTAGGATGTGGCATGCCCCCAATGGAAGAAACGCCCGGTTGTGGAGAATCCATACCTTGTGGATATAATGGCTGCAACTCCAACTGTGAAATTTATGGACAGAAAATTGCTGCTTTCCAGGCTGAGCTAAATCGTCAACGACTCATGATCCAGCGTCTTTATGCACAAATCCTCTCCTACTCGCAGAACAGCAACTCCTGTGGAT CCTGTGTCGAACGTTCTCCGTGCGGAAGTCCTTGCGAAACTGCTCCCTGTGAGTCACCTTGCAATAATCCTAGGCCAAATTGCGGCTCTTGCGATCCGCCCGCCATGCCTGGCCCTCCTGGTATAGGTTACCCAGGACCCCGCGGACCTCCTGGACCACCTGGCCCTCCAGGACCTCCGGCTTACAGCAACCCTGGAACAATGGGACCTAGGGGTCCACCTG gTCTATCTGGAAAAGATGGAATTCCTGGCCGTAACGGAAGAGATGGTGAACCGGGCACTTGCTCGTGCAACGATGGTGAGCCAGGAACTCCTGGTAAACCTGGCGAAAACGGTCGACCTGGTCCTCCAGGTCCACCAGGAACTCCAGGAACTCCGGGTAATCCTGGCATGTCTAGCACTTGCGCGACTCCTTCTTGCCAGCCAGTTGTTCCAGTACCGCAGGTTCCAGTAAGCTGCTGCGGTGGTTCGCTGAACTGCAACAATCCC TGCCCGTATCCTTGCCAGTCGCCGCCATGCTATTATCCGCCATCAGCTCCTTGCGTTGCCGCCAGCGGTTGCAATCCTTATCCAGTTAACTCCAACTACATGATTG AACTG AGAAAGGGCAAGCGCGTGCGAGGAGAAGGCGCCGATCATGTGTTTTTTGGGATTTTCCAGAAACCTTTTGGCAAACCGTATGCTCCGTGTCGCCTCGTATCGATCAACAGGAAACCTTCAAAAACCGCGTGTTTCAGCGAGGAAGACTTCAGTCAATGCGAGCGAATCACCGTCGCTATGAAGTGCTTTCTAATTCTCTGTCTGGTGGCGTTGGCATCCGCCACCTATTATCCTCCTCCGCCGCCCAAATCATCGCAGCAGACTACCTGCAACCAGAGGCAGGATCTTGATTGGGTGCGACAAAATGCCGAGAACCTGCTCTACCTGGAATACATGCGCAAGCAGGCTTCCAGTGATGATGAATGGCAGTCCCAAATGGAAAGCAGCGACTATCAGATACGTCTGAATGAAATGCGTTCCATGAACGAAGGCTGCGTAACGCCTCCGATCGAAATGCCTATTTGTGGAGAATCGATGTCTTGCGGAACTACTAGTTGTAATTCAAACTGCGAATTCTACGGACAGCAAATTGCTACTTTCCAGATCGAGCTAAAACGCCAAAAACTTATGATCCAGCGTCTCTATTCTCAAGTTCTCATCATGTCGCAATCCGGCAGCTCATGTAACC CCACATACGAATCCTGCAATCCGGCCCCTTGCCAGACACCTTGCAGTTATCCTGGTCCAAGTTGTAGTACATGTCCTTCACCACCAGGGCCTCCTGGTTACGGTAATCCAGGTCCGCCAGGACCTCCGGGTCCTCCAGGACCTATATCATGCGATACCCCAGCAGGACCTGGACCCATGGGCCCACCTG GTCCGCCTGGAAGGGACGGAAATCCCGGCAAGCCTGGTAATGATGGCGACCCTGGTACTTGCTCTTGCAGTGATGGGGAACCAGGAAATCCGGGCAGACCAGGCAGACCTGGCAATGACGGCCCACGTGGTTCTAGAGGCGAACCAGGCAATCCAGGCGTTCCTGGTGTTCCAGGTACTCCTGCAAGCCCTTGCGAAAACCCAGTTCAAATTCCATGCAAGCCAACGCCACCACAAATTCCACCACCACTAATTCCACCGCCACAAATTCCACCACCACAAATTCCACCACCACCGATTCCAGTTAGCTGCTGCGGTGGAGCGACAAATTGCAACCAACCG TGCCCATACCCATGCCAATCGCCTCCGTGCTTTTATCCACCAATTCAAACTCCACCTTCGTGTTGTGGTGGAGCGGTCGGCTCTTCGTGCAGTGCCATTTGCCCACCTCAAGTCACATGCTCGCAACAGAACGGGCCTTGCTATTATGGAACTCCTCTTATTCCACCCTCGGCACCTTCCCCGTGCAATGCTGCTACCGGTTGCAACACAGGTTATTCTATGAAGTCACAGTTCATGTACGGTTAG
- the LOC116932828 gene encoding methyltransferase-like protein 24 — MALRRRCFLVCLFPLVLLIIMALIATRHKDVSSVLDYQQYVRFFLPDESVNVKIDWKIVNVSSLTPEQIIEYLMWSNQTSCKLSHDFGGKMLKNPSGLDGQKAVCLDSQVAPKAGRCIVYSFGINNEWSFDEAMESYGCKVFAFDPSMKIGNHKHSRSVTFYNFGISGKDQFDNKKGWDLKTLSSIYSILKEIHQQADVNIDYLKIDIEWAEWEVIPDIIRSGMLAKVRQLGVEFHLSRNASLDTFYKRVNIIKAIEDAGMIRFDSKYNPWFKGKMPAMNNITASLGYEISWYQILP; from the coding sequence ATGGCACTGCGACGTAGATGTTTCCTCGTTTGCCTATTTCCGCTTGTACTTCTCATTATTATGGCACTGATTGCAACACGACATAAAGATGTTTCATCAGTACTGGATTACCAGCAATACGTACGCTTCTTCCTGCCTGATGAATCTGTTAATGTCAAAATTGATTGGAAAATAGTAAATGTCAGCTCTTTGACACCTGAACAGATTATTGAATACCTGATGTGGTCTAACCAAACGTCGTGTAAGCTCTCACACGATTTCGGAGGGAAAATGCTCAAGAATCCAAGCGGACTCGACGGCCAAAAAGCAGTTTGTCTCGATAGTCAAGTGGCACCTAAAGCTGGTCGTTGTATTGTTTATTCGTTTGGAATCAACAACGAATGGTCGTTCGACGAGGCAATGGAAAGTTATGGGTGTAAAGTGTTTGCATTCGACCCATCAATGAAAATTGGAAACCACAAACACAGTCGAAGTGTCACGTTTTATAATTTCGGCATCTCCGGGAAGGACCAATTTGACAATAAGAAAGGCTGGGATCTAAAAACTCTTTCATCTATTTACTCAATCCTGAAAGAAATACACCAACAAGCAGATGTAAATATCGATTACCTGAAAATAGACATTGAATGGGCCGAATGGGAAGTCATTCCCGACATTATTCGTTCAGGAATGCTTGCCAAAGTGAGACAACTGGGTGTCGAGTTTCACTTGTCTCGCAACGCAAGTTTAGATACGTTTTACAAGAGAGTCAATATCATCAAAGCAATAGAAGACGCTGGAATGATACGTTTTGATTCAAAGTATAATCCTTGGTTCAAAGGCAAAATGCCCGCCATGAACAACATTACAGCATCTTTGGGTTACGAAATTTCATGGTATCAAATTCTACCATGA
- the LOC116932817 gene encoding DNA-directed RNA polymerase II subunit RPB1 isoform X1: MDRPLSIQKVALIVLLICLIQVKAQSFQDPAGDLGETGQQCPNSFVNKDLSWFRQNAQTLLFMEHLQQRAVQENLFNWSREQGSEQYRSRLRNLEDQFVMPEEIPDDCYEQMPIPQKIAQRISYLEDRLEGCGAAQAQPCPYSEVNVGGFGSGMALRRLSVIQAELMRQRNVIRFMRMRLMDINRQCEDFMAVPSRSYMNDCSGGPVEEERQTGCMMGPPGPPGLPGPEGPPGPAGAEGPAGPQGLPGLNGLPGEMGLRGEPGTPGECNSTQPCGQPMQPMQPMQPMQPMQPIQPPMIPYPSPPLMCNQPPCIAPKAQPFYPNPCQNKPNCSPFYPFTVNTYASMPSYAASWPSYPSYSPSLTYSLPSYTSQTSASSSLPSYTLQTSASSSLPSYTLQTSASSSLPSHTSQTSASLSLPSLSSLPSNYPVYDPSSRQDISPSPPSNYPVYDPSSRQDISPSPTFAPKETESLNGSNDDDDDDEDSSNGSSELF; the protein is encoded by the exons ATGGACCGTCCTCTCTCCATTCAAAAGGTCGCACTGATCGTTTTACTTATTTGTCTTATTCAGGTTAAAGCGCAATCTTTTCAAGATCCAGCTGGGGATCTAGGAGAAACCGGCCAACAATGCCCCAACAGCTTCGTTAACAAAGATCTGAGCTGGTTCAGACAAAATGCTCAAACTCTGCTCTTTATGGAACATCTTCAGCAACGAGCTGTTCAAGAAAACTTGTTCAATTGGTCCAGAGAGCAAGGATCAGAGCAATATCGATCGCGGCTCCGCAATTTGGAAGATCAGTTTGTAATGCCAGAAGAAATTCCCGACGATTGTTACGAACAAATGCCAATCCCGCAAAAGATTGCGCAACGCATCTCTTACCTGGAAGATCGTCTGGAAGGTTGCGGAGCGGCCCAAGCGCAGCCCTGCCCTTACAGCGAAGTTAACGTTGGCGGATTTGGATCCGGTATGGCTCTCCGTCGTTTGTCCGTCATTCAAGCGGAACTTATGCGTCAAAGGAATGTCATTCGCTTCATGAGAATGCGTCTGATGGACATAAATCGACAATGTGAAG ATTTTATGGCGGTTCCCAGCAGGAGTTACATGAACGATTGCTCCGGTGGACCGGTCGAAGAAGAAAGACAG ACCGGTTGTATGATGGGACCCCCTGGTCCACCTGGACTACCAGGTCCTGAGG GACCCCCAGGACCAGCGGGTGCAGAAGGACCTGCAGGACCCCAAG GACTACCGGGTTTGAATGGTTTACCTGGCGAAATGGGTCTTAGAGGGGAACCTGGTACCCCAGGCGAATGCAATTCCACACAACCGTGCGGACAACCCATGCAACCCATGCAACCCATGCAGCCCATGCAGCCCATGCAGCCCATTCAGCCACCTATg ATTCCATACCCCTCCCCGCCACTCATGTGTAACCAACCGCCGTGCATTGCGCCCAAAGCGCAGCCATTCTATCCGAATCCTTGCCAAAACAAACCAAACTGTTCGCCATTTTACCCGTTCACTGTCAATACTTATGCATCAATGCCTTCATATGCTGCTTCATGGCCTTCTTATCCGTCGTATAGTCCTTCTCTCACTTATTCCTTACCTTCCTATACTTCGCAAACATCAGCTTCTTCGTCCTTACCTTCCTATACTTTGCAAACATCAGCTTCTTCGTCCTTACCTTCCTATACTTTGCAAACATCAGCTTCTTCGTCCTTACCTTCCCATACTTCGCAAACATCAGCTTCTTTGTCCTTACCTTCATTGTCGTCGCTCCCATCCAATTATCCGGTGTACGACCCTTCAAGTCGCCAGGACATCTCTCCATCGCCCCCATCCAATTATCCGGTGTACGACCCTTCAAGTCGCCAGGACATCTCTCCATCGCCTACCTTTGCACCTAAGGAAACGGAGTCGTTGAATGGTTCAAACgatgacgatgacgacgacgaAGACTCCTCAAACGGTTCATCCGAACTATTTTGA
- the LOC116932817 gene encoding DNA-directed RNA polymerase II subunit RPB1 isoform X2 — translation MDRPLSIQKVALIVLLICLIQVKAQSFQDPAGDLGETGQQCPNSFVNKDLSWFRQNAQTLLFMEHLQQRAVQENLFNWSREQGSEQYRSRLRNLEDQFVMPEEIPDDCYEQMPIPQKIAQRISYLEDRLEGCGAAQAQPCPYSEVNVGGFGSGMALRRLSVIQAELMRQRNVIRFMRMRLMDINRQCEDFMAVPSRSYMNDCSGGPVEEERQTGCMMGPPGPPGLPGPEGPPGPAGAEGPAGPQGLPGLNGLPGEMGLRGEPGTPGECNSTQPCGQPMQPMQPMQPMQPMQPIQPPMIPYPSPPLMCNQPPCIAPKAQPFYPNPCQNKPNCSPFYPFTVNTYASMPSYAASWPSYPSYSPSLTYSLPSYTSQTSASSSLPSYTLQTSASSSLPSYTLQTSASSSLPSHTSQTSASLSLPSLSSLPSNYPVYDPSSRQDISPSPTFAPKETESLNGSNDDDDDDEDSSNGSSELF, via the exons ATGGACCGTCCTCTCTCCATTCAAAAGGTCGCACTGATCGTTTTACTTATTTGTCTTATTCAGGTTAAAGCGCAATCTTTTCAAGATCCAGCTGGGGATCTAGGAGAAACCGGCCAACAATGCCCCAACAGCTTCGTTAACAAAGATCTGAGCTGGTTCAGACAAAATGCTCAAACTCTGCTCTTTATGGAACATCTTCAGCAACGAGCTGTTCAAGAAAACTTGTTCAATTGGTCCAGAGAGCAAGGATCAGAGCAATATCGATCGCGGCTCCGCAATTTGGAAGATCAGTTTGTAATGCCAGAAGAAATTCCCGACGATTGTTACGAACAAATGCCAATCCCGCAAAAGATTGCGCAACGCATCTCTTACCTGGAAGATCGTCTGGAAGGTTGCGGAGCGGCCCAAGCGCAGCCCTGCCCTTACAGCGAAGTTAACGTTGGCGGATTTGGATCCGGTATGGCTCTCCGTCGTTTGTCCGTCATTCAAGCGGAACTTATGCGTCAAAGGAATGTCATTCGCTTCATGAGAATGCGTCTGATGGACATAAATCGACAATGTGAAG ATTTTATGGCGGTTCCCAGCAGGAGTTACATGAACGATTGCTCCGGTGGACCGGTCGAAGAAGAAAGACAG ACCGGTTGTATGATGGGACCCCCTGGTCCACCTGGACTACCAGGTCCTGAGG GACCCCCAGGACCAGCGGGTGCAGAAGGACCTGCAGGACCCCAAG GACTACCGGGTTTGAATGGTTTACCTGGCGAAATGGGTCTTAGAGGGGAACCTGGTACCCCAGGCGAATGCAATTCCACACAACCGTGCGGACAACCCATGCAACCCATGCAACCCATGCAGCCCATGCAGCCCATGCAGCCCATTCAGCCACCTATg ATTCCATACCCCTCCCCGCCACTCATGTGTAACCAACCGCCGTGCATTGCGCCCAAAGCGCAGCCATTCTATCCGAATCCTTGCCAAAACAAACCAAACTGTTCGCCATTTTACCCGTTCACTGTCAATACTTATGCATCAATGCCTTCATATGCTGCTTCATGGCCTTCTTATCCGTCGTATAGTCCTTCTCTCACTTATTCCTTACCTTCCTATACTTCGCAAACATCAGCTTCTTCGTCCTTACCTTCCTATACTTTGCAAACATCAGCTTCTTCGTCCTTACCTTCCTATACTTTGCAAACATCAGCTTCTTCGTCCTTACCTTCCCATACTTCGCAAACATCAGCTTCTTTGTCCTTACCTTCATTGTCGTCGCTCCCATCCAATTATCCGGTGTACGACCCTTCAAGTCGCCAGGAC ATCTCTCCATCGCCTACCTTTGCACCTAAGGAAACGGAGTCGTTGAATGGTTCAAACgatgacgatgacgacgacgaAGACTCCTCAAACGGTTCATCCGAACTATTTTGA
- the LOC116932821 gene encoding uncharacterized protein LOC116932821 — translation MVIATKVVLTAAMAFSFVLQMFLICSANANPTEDFFFTDQPKIVKKRAVESNEAFKNYESTFNGLKPKSNGILDSEDEGSGVGPQEGSGSGSFEGSGDDTISTPFEINTETGLHISTLPQDTTTILKVTEQMETPGNEEIIGGTPTMQTDSSVTKGHESNDKETTLEVSTRLAESSETLTNETTETRATQLLTTEKNFLNSTEDQSQLSTQPNVIVQVTTQKGTAEGIFSTEMTEFSESTIGTEEPLSKLVSIQVCGKQFYCLAGRRGPCPANEILVEDINNNTLEAPSYCSALSTFPWRGCLSSVNEKTAATTSVGRCNLKSMEQPCKGFPSNYRYHPIKKICRPTSKSTGNWLAYECSDDQVFIGLNQNVGSCICLNRQHLVYTGDNQCYHPYTRGPCNKGMWLVPSTRREMDCRRSPCPANQIDGKHFYWKGDFHGPAGCYRPNTRGPCPKGKTFIVDDHVLGHARCELDLN, via the exons ATGGTAATTGCTACTAAAGTTGTGTTGACTGCCGCAATGGCTTTCAGTTTCGTTTTGCAGATGTTTCTTATTTGCTCTGCAAATGCTAATCCCACGGAAGATTTCTTCTTCACTGATCAACCAAAGATCGTGAAAAAACGTGCTGTTGAAAGTAATGAAGCATTTAAGAACTATGAATCCACATTTAACGGACTGAAACCAAAATCTAACGGCATTTTAGACAGTGAAGACGAGGGCAGTGGTGTGGGGCCCCAGGAAGGTAGTGGATCAGGAAGTTTTGAAGGTAGTGGGGATGACACTATTTCAACACCTTTTGAAATAAATACAGAAACTGGGCTGCATATTAGTACTTTGCCACAAGACACAACTACTATTCTAAAAGTTACAGAACAAATGGAGACACCTGGGAATGAAGAAATTATTGGAGGGACACCAACAATGCAGACTGACTCCTCTGTTACAAAGGGACATGAAAGCAATGACAAGGAAACCACTCTTGAGGTGTCAACAAGACTGGCTGAGTCATCTGAAACATTGACAAATGAGACTACAGAAACAAGAGCAACTCAGCTACTCACAACCGAGAAAAACTTCCTGAATTCAACTGAAGATCAAAGTCAACTGAGTACCCAGCCAAATGTGATTGTTCAAGTTACTACACAGAAAGGTACTGCTGAAGGAATTTTTTCAACTGAAATGACAGAATTCAGTGAAAGCACCATTGGTACAGAGGAGCCCCTTTCTAAGCTGGTGTCTATTCAAGT GTGTGGCAAACAATTCTACTGTCTAGCCGGAAGACGGGGTCCGTGCCCGGCGAACGAGATCCTGGTTGAAGACATCAATAATAACACATTGGAAGCCCCATCGTATTGCTCTGCCTTGTCTACCTTTCCTTGGAGGGGCTGCTTGTCAAGTGTCAACGAAAAAACTGCAGCTACCACCTCAGTTGGCAGATGCAATCTGAAATCGATGGAGCAACCTTGTAAAGGATTTCCATCCAACTATCGTTATCATCCCatcaagaaaatatgtcgtCCCACTTCGAAATCCACAGG GAATTGGTTGGCTTACGAATGCAGTGACGATCAGGTCTTTATAGGCTTGAATCAGAATGTAGGTTCATGTATCTGTCTAAATCGACAACACCTGGTTTACACTGGCGATAACCAATGTTATCATCCCTACACTCGTGGGCCCTGTAACAAAGGAATGTGGCTAGTGCCATCTACCCGACGTGAAATGGATTGCCGCCGAAGTCCTTGTCCGGCAAACCAAATCGACGGCAAGCATTTCTACTGGAAAGGAGATTTTCACGGTCCCGCTGGCTGCTACCGCCCCAATACCCGTGGGCCTTGCCCAAAGGGAAAAACTTTCATCGTCGATGACCACGTCTTGGGCCACGCTCGATGTGAACTTGACTTAAACTGA